The genomic stretch GACGGCCATTTAATGCTTGTTTTGTTTAACTGACTCGAAGGTAGCTTAATGCATTCAATGCTCCTTACATGTGCTCGTGGCTGAATACTCACGCTTCAATGTGTTGAATGTGTGGTAGTAGGcatcttattttgtttattgtgtGTGTCGGTCATGGATCTTACTGGTTCGTATCATCTCATGCAAAAGATTCGAGTTGTTCTCTCAATTTTCAAGTGTGAAAACGTTACTATCGGCATGTTTCTTGCTTTGCTTTTATAATCTTGGCTCAGTTTGGTattgttttcttctcctttGGTAGGTTCTGttgattgggttttgggtttgtttttattttaatatggaatggattttatattttcaagatACTAAATgcgtgtatttttttttagttatttattgcTTTCTCAGTTTCTTTACCCGAGGGAGTATTGTCTGTGATTTTGTTTACTAGTCTTGCACAGGCACTTTGGTGTAGCTCTTTGTGAGTGGTGTTTAAATCTTGTTTTGTTCTTGATCAGGTGTGAGGCATCTGTGAATTCCGTCGGACAAGATGGCTTTAGGGAAATATACTAGAGTAGATGGTAGAAGATCATCGAGTTGGTGTTCCACGGTGACTGTTGTCGTGTTTGTGGCGCTGTGCTTGGTTGGGGTTTGGATGATGACATCATCTTCAGTTGTCCCTGTGCATAACGGAGACGAGGCTCACGAGACCAAGAATGAAGTGAGGGAACAAACGGATATTAAAGAAGAGGCTGCCAACGAGGTCGGCAATAGCAATACTAGGCAGTTTGAAGATAATCAGGGTGATTTGCCTGAGGATGCAACCAAAGGAGATATCAATGTATCCTCTGAAGACAATTCTAACTTGTCAGAAAAACAAGATGAGAAGTTGGAGGAAAATCCTGTGGAAAGGTCTTCTGAAGACACAAAGACGGAAGATAAGTCTTCCGAAGTCACAACAACGGAAAAGAAGGATAGTAAAACCGATGATGAAGGTTCCAATACAGAAAAGGAATCGAACTCAGACTCTGCTGAAAATAACGAAGACAGTGACGAGACTTCCACTAAGGATTCTGATTCTAATGAgagtgaaaataaatttgaatcaGATGATAACAAGAAGTCTGATACAGATGagactgagaagcaatctgataACTCTGACGAGACAACAGATAGTAGGATAGAGGAGAAGGTGGAAGAAAGTGATAACAAAGAATCCGATGAAAACTCTAGTTTGAAGAATACAAATGATAATACTAAACAGCAGAGTTCAAATGAGGTATTCCCTTCTGGGGCTCAGTCAGAGCTTCAGGATGAAAGTACGACAGAAACTGGGTCTTGGTCAACTCAGGCAGCAGAGTCTAAGAATGAAAAGGAGTCTCAAGAACCCTCCAAGCCAACTGGATACAATTGGAAGCTTTGCAATGTCTCTGCCGGTCCTGATTTTATCCCATGCCTTGACAACTGGAAAGCTATTAGGAGTCTCCGAAGTACTAAGCACTATGAACATCGAGAAAGGCACTGTCCAGAAGAGCCTCCTACCTGCGTTGTTCCTGTTCCCGATGGATATAAACGCCCAATTGAGTGGCCTAGAAGCAGAGAGAAGGTAGAAACCAAATTAAATCTTGTTTATTACCAGTGTCTGTCTGACCATTTACCCGTccataaaatattaagtttttatcCTGCAGATATGGTATCACAATGTTCCACACACCAAGCTTGCTCAAGTTAAGGGCCACCAGAATTGGGTGAAAGTTACTGGAGAGTACCTTACTTTTCCTGGTGGTGGAACCCAATTTAAACACGGGGCACTTCATTATATTGACTTCATACAAGAGGTAAAATGAACATACATACGTATATACATGACTTTGAAGTTTGACTTTAATTTGTTGCTTTTTAATATTGTGCCCTAAAATATGTAGATATGTATGTATGACTTTAGCTGCATGTTccataaattgaaattatgtattatttCAGAATTGCTGTACCAACcaatcatattttatctttGACCAAATTTTCATCcaagattttattttacattttctaacTTCCTATTTCTTTGTCTCTCCAATTGCCTTATTCTAAtacaattttagaaattaaacaaaaaagaataaggAAGAATCAGGATACTGTTGCTGTACGTCCCACAAATCTCTGAGCTTATATGCTTTAGTATTTATGATGCATTCAGACATTTTGAACCATATACAGACAACTCAATCGCTAATTTTTCCTGAGCCTGAATGGGAAAAACATTTCACAACTATAATAgacaacttttaaaatcttgTAAATCTAAGCTTATGGGAGACCTCTCATAGGCAACCGGTGCAAATCTTACACTCTGACATGATTCATGTACCATGACGGTGTCACAATTATGATTCTTTTCATCCTCTAGCAAGAGGTTAGTTTGTAGTTGGCATTGCGCCTAAGATCCACACCACGAAAGAAACAAATTGTAAGCAAGATACAAAGAAATGGCAGTCTGAGTGTATGGTAATGGCATTGTAGTTTTGATGGAATTAACAGGTCTGCAATGACCTTATGTTCCAACGACCCACAGATAAAATCAAGTTAAACAGGATGATAAATCTGACCACCACTTTGATGTCTAACCAGGACCAGTACAATCATCCAGGAAATTATTCTCATGTGGTGCATTAGGAGACAACCACAACACGACACAGATATAGCTATACATTTGATGCTTCaacctatattttttattaattgtagaAGTTATCCTATATAGTATAAATGTCATGAGAAGTCCTCATGCATTCATCCTAAAATTTGTCTTGGTTATATAGACTGTACCTGACATTGCTTGGGGCAAACGCACGCGAGTTATACTGGATGTTGGATGTGGTGTAGCCAGCTTCGGAGGTTTTCTCTTTGACAGAGATGTACTAGCAATGTCATTAGCTCCCAAGGATGAACATGAAGCTCAGGTACAATTCGCACTTGAACGGGGGATTCCAGCTATATCTGCTGTGATGGGTACAAAGAGGCTTCCCTTCCCTGGGAAAGTATTTGATGTAGTCCATTGTGCACGATGTAGAGTTCCGTGGCATATAGAAGGTATTTCGTTTGCATAACTTTTATTTTGGTCATTTGATGAATTCATGATATAGTATTTTTCGAAATCATTCATTTTGGGCATTTTTAGATTACCATAGAACATATATCTACTAATGTAAAATATGAGTGCATTTACAATATTTGAGTAGTgtatttacattatatatacatacactttccaataattattattgtcgAACTGCAGGTGGTAAACTTCTTTTGGAGCTGAATAGAGTATTGCGACCTGGTGGCTTTTTTGTATGGTCCGCTACTCCTATCTATCAGAAGCTCCCTGAAGATGTTGAAATATGGAATGGTAAGTTAGAGTTATGTCTGACATTCTTGTATACTTTTATGTGTTTTAATCCTGACATGTTATGAACTTATTTGCAGCCATGAAGGCACTTACAAAAGCAATATGCTGGGAACTTGTTTCAATCAGCAAGGATCAAGTAAATGGAGTAGGTGTAGCTGTATACAAGAAGCCAAGTTCTAATGAGTGTTACGAGCAACGTTCAAAAAATCAGCCTCCGCTGTGTCCAGACTCTGATGATCCTAATGCAGCATGGTATTTCtttgaacttttcttttccAGCCATAACAGTATCTTTTTTTTGTGCCTGCTAAGTTTCGATAATATTGTAGTATTATAACATAATCATATGCAGTCTAATATTTTCTGTGTGACAGGAACGTTAAATTGCAAGCTTGCATACACAAAGCGCCCGAAAGTCCGACGGAACGAGGATCAAAATTGCCAGCGAAATGGCCAGCCAGACTTACCAAAGTTCCTTATTGGTTGTTGAGTTCCCAAGTTGGAGTTTATGGAAAGCCAGCGCCTGAAGATTTCACTTCTGATTATGAACACTGGAAACGCGTAGTGTCTAAGTCTTATCTAAATGGCTTGGGAATTCAATGGTCCAATATTCGCAATGTCATGGATATGAGATCTATATATGGAGGGTGAGCAAAAGTCAATGTCGAATGTTAATCATTAGTTATATTCACCTGCTaatatgttatttgttttaCATCTTTCCCCATTTGTGGTTTCCAGATTTGCTGCAGCTTTGAGAGATTTGAATGTTTGGGTCATGAATGTGGTTTCAATAGACTCTCCAGACACCCTTCCAATTATTTATGAACGAGGTCTTTTCGGTATATATCATGATTGGTGTGAATCATTTAGCACCTATCCTAGAACCTACGATCTCCTCCATGCCGATCATCTGttttcaagtcttaagaaaAGGTGCAAATACTGCTACgtttcaaaattttcttgttctttttacGAGGCTCTTCTCTAATTAATTTAACGTTACTAAAACTTTAGTAACAGTGAATTAGCTATAAAtcttagttttatattttagagtGGTGTTGCTAATGCTTGTTGGTCACACAGGTGCAATTTGGCTGCTGTAGTGGCTGAGGCTGATCGGATTCTTAGGCCGGAAGGAAAACTTATTGTTCGTGACAGTGTTGAGATCATAGAAGAGCTGGAGAGCATGGTAAGGTCTCTGCAGTGGAAGGTTCGCATGACTTACTCCAAGGATAAGGAGGGCTTGTTATGCGTGCAGAAGTCCATGTGGCGACCAAAGGAACAGGAGAAACTCGAGTATGCTATCATTTAAGCATGGACGAGATTTTACAAAATTCTTGGGTTTTTTGGCCTCTCAAAATTCTTACGTAAACTCTATTTCCACTACAAGTCATGTATCATGTTAGTTAGGAGTCTATGTATTTTTCATtgtattaattttgatatcaccTATTTAGTTAGCTGTCTTTTGTTGTAACACGGTGCCATAGCGTGAGGGAAATTTTATCACATTCTTGCAAATGTAGAGGCTATTGGCTTATTTATAAGCGTGTAATAGTTGAGAATTTGAATTCTTCACTTCACCCGAAATGAAATGTAATGCTGTATTTgggaatgaaaaaaagaaaagctatATTACTCTCCAACGATGTTTGATAGtgcattattattattcattaataattatgaatataattcttttatggGAGAGATTTTGATATATCAGTAATTGACATTCTCAATTActacaaatataattacaacAAGGCTATCATTGGTGACAGCTACTAGCTGTATATAGATGATTGAAACAGCCAGCATTTGATATTCAAGATGGCTACTGGATAGATAGCCCAAATGGACCCTTCTTTGAAAGTGAAATGTATCGGTCCTTTCCACGTCTGAATAACATCATATCTCTatcttaaaaagttaattattacaacaaaatttaaaatacaaaataatatataattagatgaCATTGCATAAATTCATCAATGTTTTTTGAACTTGTTTAATAAACTTCTTTTTAGACTTGTCATATATGACATAATGTATGTCATATAAGAAATGTCGTCAAGATAAAACTATGTCGATATATACACTTAATTATAGCAATTCGTGGGTTGAGGATGACATTATATTGGCGGGAAGATATCTTGATTATAACAATAGTGTACATCTCAATTTTTAGAGGTGAATGTGATTGACAAAAGGATTAGGAATTAAGATGGATGAGTAAAATCTTAAACTGTTTAAGATAATATcttgattataataatagtgTACATCTCAACCATGTTGAATTTTTAGAGGTTCAATGTGATTGACAAAAGGATTAGGAATTAAGATGGATGAGTAAAATCTTAAACCGTTTAAGAAAGGTATCTTATTAGGTAacattaacattatttatatggtaattattatatatttattttagcatTTATTATTGTTTCGTACACATATCTGACTTAAGTGTTAGAATATCTTTACAAAAACACCATCTTAATCGGATATTGGAGCGATCTTACTCGGACACATCTCGAATTGCATTATAGAATAGAAGAATATATTTCAGACTTACAAAAAGAGGGCTAGGAGTGTTTCTTGTGTAAACCAACTGTAGGCACATTTCAACCCTACAAGATCATTTGCGTCCATTGTGGGACCAATGATTTTTTTTGAGAAAGCATAGATATTAATTAGAAGTAAGATGAACAACCGTAAGCAACTAAAAACTGACGCACCAGGTAACAACTCAAGCAAGGTATCCTTAAGGATTAATTGTATTCCAACCCTctccttcacctataaaaggagagacacctttttataattcttaaaacttgaatgataattttgaaaCCTTTTGTAAAATTGCAAGTCTCACCTATCTTGAGTTCTCATTGGAGATGTCTTCAAACTTTAAACTTCTTCTACCTTTACCCTTCAAGGTTGGCCAACATCCTTCAAGCAATCACACTGAGACCTCATTACTCAAGCACCATCATCTCTTCATCAATTGCTTATGCTATATCATCTATTCCATGGAGTTCATCACTTATTGAAGGAGTTTTCTCAATCCATTCTCCATTAAGATCAAACTTAGAGAACTCTACTGACTAGTTCACCATCCTCCCACCAAGGTTCGACTTCCCCAGAATCTTTGTAATCGGATGATCGGTTCGAATGACCACTTGGTGACTTTGGAAATAGGGTCTCAGGCAGCAAGCTGTCTTGAACAACACCAAGACCACCTTCTCTATCTGGTAATAATGCGTCTCTACATCCTGTAAAACTTGactaacaaaacaaattagtttaAGCTTCGGAACCTTTTGTACGAGGGTTGCGCTGATTGTTTCATCAAAGACGACTAAGTAAAGTTGTAACTTGTTCCCTTGGACCGATCGAGCCATGGCAGACAGGTTCTCCAAGATCGTCTTGATATCTACAAAAGCAGCTTGACAAAGCTCATCCCACTTGGCAATAGaggttttcttcatttttaggATTGGTTGGATCCTCTTGGCCAATTTGAGGATGAACCAGGATAGGGAGGTTAGTCGGCTTAGAAGCCATCGCACCTCCTTTAGGTTTTGTGGGCTCCTGATCTCCAAGATGGTTGCACACTTGTCTTTCTTGGCTTCGATGCCGCATGTAGTGAGTATGAAATCCATGAACTTTCCCGCTCCAACGTCGAATGTGCACTTGGAGGGATTAAGACGCATCCCGTATCATCGGATTTGACCAAAGACTTCGTCTATGTCTTTGATGTGCTCCTCCACCGACCACCTTCGCACCACTATATCACTCACATACACACCCATGCATTTGCCAATCTAATAGTGGAAGACTTTGTCCATTAGATGCTGGTAAGTGGCTCTAGCATTCTTCTTGCCTAACTACATCACGTCATAGCAATAGTTCGCTCGTTTGGTGGTGAAGACAGTCTTCTCCCGATCAGGATGGTATATCGATATTTGGTTATTGTAACTAGAATACGCATCCAGAAAGCTTAAAATCTGATGGTATGAGGTGCTGTCTACTAGGCAATCGATGCTTGGGAGATGGTACGTGTCCTTTGGGCAAGCCTTATTGAGGTCAGTAAAAACCGTGCACATCCTCCATTAATCGTTTGCCTTCTTTACCATTACCACATTTGTTAGCCACATGGTGTATGTGACCTCTCGAATGAAGTCCGCTTCTTGGAGTTTCTGTACCTCTGCCTCGACAACCCTTCTTTTCTCCTCTCTTAGCCTTCTCTTCTTCTACGCCATTCTATGCACTTCCTTAAACAATGCGAGCTTCCAACGCTCAAGTGAATTCTCGGCATGTTTGTAGCGGTCCATGCTGTGACACCCGAGCActaacgagggcggggagtgatcgccggtgcaagaagcatggtgcagggggcacggacaaggagcggctcctggcaggcttcgagtggaaggggcacatggacgaatcgaacatacaccggaatgagagggatttggagattgtataggtatgagactatacagttgaaggatagcttaaatgaattgatttggctactcatatcaacaaatgcatttgcttttcggtagcctaactcataagaactccatggttaagcgtgtttagcctagagtaattatgggatgggtgaccttccgggaagttttctcagaaagtgtgtgagtgaggacaaagcacactggaaagcctcgtgttgatctgtgggggcagtcagcagtccctgtaagttgccggggcgttacacaTGCGAATAGGTCGTTGTTGGCCTTTAGCGTTTTCTCCAAAAAATTTCTTGCTCTCAACACTTGTCCTTCCTTCCTACCTAGGCCCAAGGGTTTAACATCGCCTTGTCACTTCATTCGGTCTTCAATGGTCATCCTTGGGTCTAGGTCGATCATAGCCACCTCCGATTTTCTAACCTTCTTGGGTGGAATGTAAGGTTCAACTTTAAACCACGCTGCATAATACTCCTGGGCGGTCTTCTAGCCGCATGGACCGTGTAGGTGGTTCCCTTATCAAGAGGGAACTTTATCGCCAAGTGAGGCATGGAGATGTCACACCGAATGTAGTTAGACATGGCCATCCGATTAACATGTTATACAAAGTGTTTGCCTTCATTAGCAGGTACCTCACCCTTACTCCTTCGCATCGCGTCCGAGCACCAACATGGTCCTCAAATTCACGTAGCCACTTGTATCCACCGCTCGTCAACAAAATCCACTATCTATTTTGTTGTATGGTATGATTAGCCTCCTCTGCATCTCTTGCATTTGGTATTGCATCTTCCTGATCAACTCCATGGGATCTTGTTGCTCACCCGACTCCCCTAGTGTAGCTGTGCTTATGTTCCTAGTAGTCAGCATTGGGTTTTCTTATACTTCCTCGGGTCCCACGATGGGGCTAAAATGTTTTGGTTTTGTGGTCGAGGTTGTCTTCACATCCAAGTTTCAATCTTTGTCACCGTTCGCCTAGAATGTTCATTCAGTCAAGCTGGAGGTTACTTGCAAAAGATACTCCAATGCCAAAGTCAGTGACTGTGTGACAATTACAACAATTAATGCGTAATAAATACaatcactttctttttttacctcaaacctatatttatagtgTCTCAAGTGGGTGTTGGATTAATGATGGCCTAATCATTCTtggtaataatattttgttttaaacaaattaatgttAGTATTAAGCTCGTCCAAGGTAATCATTTCAACCTAACAAAATGGTTACTCGTAATCATATGGATATATTTTAGAATGTCATGACAATTTATGtcaaagtttataataataatatctaacataaatttattttgaaaagaaaaatgatgactCGGCATGGAACCAAGCCAACCCGAAGAATTTTGAAACAGGTTTGTACTGAATGTTTTAGGAGTTGGTCCATGAATAagcaatatattttatatgaaatattaagCATGAGAAAATAATGTTGAAAAGGATAGGACCCGTGGAAGAGGAAATTGAAGTGAATagattaaagtataaaaaaggTAATGGGAACCAAAATTAATGTGAGCTAAGGTGTATTGTATGTTTTTGgtgatataattttgatttggtGGATTAGTCGATGGCAGTTACATGAAGTGGTCGTGATGAAGATCAAGAGCGAGTCGAATGGGGTTTCAGTTTTACATAGGAAAATCAAGGGTATTCATCTAcatctttttttaactttcactCTCCCTtcttaggattttttttttctgacatagcacgcaatatatttataatcataGGATTATATTTACCAAAgcacacttttttatttaagttagaaTTCGGTTTTCGGGTAACCGAGTTTtaacctatatttttttttttaaatcttaacatAGAATtcggtttttattttaatatatttttataatcttaattttatcttttatattttaatattttttataaagacttttattttttaaatatttatatatttatgttttaagttttttataatgttaggttagaatttgatattttaatattactttttgttaagacttttattttctaagtatttatatttaatttttattttataatcttatgttaaaattatatattttaataatatttttataaataattttattttttaagtagttATAGGAAAAGTATATTGGAATTGGGTTTCCAACAAAccgaattttatttatattttgaactcTTTATTAGGCCTTCAAAAAGGAAACAATGGTTATGCACATCACCTCGATTAGAAAAAACGACCTTctaaattgacattttttttttgacgAAATCAATGGCCTAGTGTATTCATTGGTGCACTAAACACCACCCGTGACCATTAAAGTCACCCATccatctaaaataagaaacatgaaataataatttgaaagtaaagtcatttaggaagcttagaagaatgtttttttttttccgaaaATTAACTGCATCGAGTGCAGCGgtctaaaaattatgagttagtAGTCATTTGAAAGCTCGTTGtgtctagattccaacaaaacaagaataaacTCATTTGGAGTTTGGCAGAGAAAGTTAAGAACAAAACAAGCAGCGATTACAGgggtcttgtaatcgattaccagaagAAAAATGGTCATTTGTACCGAAACTTCAACTATGCTCCCGACCTGGATCAACAACGCTCCCAAACTTTGTCTTGTTTTGTTCTTAACTTTCTCCGCcaaactccaaatgagttgattcttgttttgttggaatctagactcaaagaaCTTTCAAATGACTactaactcataatttttagacCACTGCACTCGATGcagttaatttttgaaaaaaaaaacgtttttctaAGCTTCCTAAATGAGTT from Vigna radiata var. radiata cultivar VC1973A unplaced genomic scaffold, Vradiata_ver6 scaffold_201, whole genome shotgun sequence encodes the following:
- the LOC106754725 gene encoding probable methyltransferase PMT26; amino-acid sequence: MALGKYTRVDGRRSSSWCSTVTVVVFVALCLVGVWMMTSSSVVPVHNGDEAHETKNEVREQTDIKEEAANEVGNSNTRQFEDNQGDLPEDATKGDINVSSEDNSNLSEKQDEKLEENPVERSSEDTKTEDKSSEVTTTEKKDSKTDDEGSNTEKESNSDSAENNEDSDETSTKDSDSNESENKFESDDNKKSDTDETEKQSDNSDETTDSRIEEKVEESDNKESDENSSLKNTNDNTKQQSSNEVFPSGAQSELQDESTTETGSWSTQAAESKNEKESQEPSKPTGYNWKLCNVSAGPDFIPCLDNWKAIRSLRSTKHYEHRERHCPEEPPTCVVPVPDGYKRPIEWPRSREKIWYHNVPHTKLAQVKGHQNWVKVTGEYLTFPGGGTQFKHGALHYIDFIQETVPDIAWGKRTRVILDVGCGVASFGGFLFDRDVLAMSLAPKDEHEAQVQFALERGIPAISAVMGTKRLPFPGKVFDVVHCARCRVPWHIEGGKLLLELNRVLRPGGFFVWSATPIYQKLPEDVEIWNAMKALTKAICWELVSISKDQVNGVGVAVYKKPSSNECYEQRSKNQPPLCPDSDDPNAAWNVKLQACIHKAPESPTERGSKLPAKWPARLTKVPYWLLSSQVGVYGKPAPEDFTSDYEHWKRVVSKSYLNGLGIQWSNIRNVMDMRSIYGGFAAALRDLNVWVMNVVSIDSPDTLPIIYERGLFGIYHDWCESFSTYPRTYDLLHADHLFSSLKKRCNLAAVVAEADRILRPEGKLIVRDSVEIIEELESMVRSLQWKVRMTYSKDKEGLLCVQKSMWRPKEQEKLEYAII